A window of Lysobacterales bacterium genomic DNA:
CTCGAATTTGACGCGCACCGCATGGACGCGGACTTCGCCATCGAAGTCGTCGACGACGCCGGCGTCGCCACGCTGAAGCGCATCAGCTGCATCTGGTTGTTGCTGCTGATCGACTCGGTGTCGCGCTTGATCCTCGGGTGGGCGCTCGTCGTCGGGCGCGGCTATTCGCAGGTCGATGTGCTGCGCGTGTTCTGCCAGGCACTCACGCCGTGGGCGCCACGCACGCTCCTGCCGCCGGATCTGCACTACGTGGCGGGTTCGGGCATCGGTACCGTCCAGCCACGCAGCGTGTCCTGCGCGGCATCTTCTCGGCCCTGGACAACGCGCTGGCGCATCATTCCAAGCTGACCACGACCAACCTCGCCCGCCGGCACCGCGGCGTCGTGCACCTGGGGCGATCGCGCGTGCCCGAAACGCGGGGACTGCTGGAGGCGCTGTTCCGTCAATTGGAAATCGGTGCGATCCGGAGCTTGCCCGGCGGTTTCGAGCCCCCTCGCGATCGCGATACGCCCAAGCGGGCGACGACGACCCAGTCCGCTGAAGATCATCCGGTCAACATGGTCGCGCTGCGCGATCTGGCCGACGTGATCCTGTCCGGTCACAACGTCACGGTGCACACCGCGCTCGGTGAGCGCGCACCGATGGACGCCGTGCGCGCGCACTTCAACGGCGGCGGCTGGGCGTTCGAGTCCTCGCTCGGCGAGCAGGACATCGAAGGGATGACCCTGCTGCGGTTCCCGGTCCACGTGCGCGGCAATCGCAAGAAGGGTCGCCTGCCCTTCGTGAACTACCAGCGCGCCCGCTATCGCTCGCCCGTCCTGAGCCAGCGCTGGGATCTGTTGAACAAGAAGCTCCTCGGCCGTGTCTCGTTCGACGATCTTCGCTATCTCACGCTGCTCGACCCCGACACCGGTGCCGTGATCACGCGCCTGAAGGCCCTTCCGCCATGGGGCGCGACGCGGCACGACCTCGATCTCCGGCACCTCATCCGTCGCTGGACGCGCCGCAAGCTGTTTTCGATCGATGGCGCGCACGACGCGATCGAAGCGTACAGCGACTTTGTTCGCTCGCGTGCCGCGAGCTGCCAATCCGCAGCGGACCAGACCGCCAAGTACCTCGACCTGCACAGCCGCGCGCCTGCCACGCAACGCCCCATCCCCGCCGCCGTCACGCCCCTCGCACCGCGTGGCGGTTGGAAAACCTTCGACGCCGCAAAGGACTCGACCAAATGAGTGACTTCAACCATCCGCTGCTGCGCACCCTGCGCAGCCCGATCGCCACGCGTGCGATCGAACGCCTCAGCAACGCCATCATCAAGGCCCTGCAGCAGGAATTCCGGGGGATCGTCGTTTACGGCCTTGCCCGATTCGGCAAGTCGTGGGCCATCAAGTACCTGATCGCCGTGCTCACCTGGCTCGACGGCGACGCCTACGTCACGAGCCTGATCATCCCGAAATCGCACGCACGCAGCGACGGCGCCTTCTTCAGTTTGTGGTTGTCGCGCTTCAAGCTCAAGTTGCCGGAACGCACCTCGGCGCTGGCGCGGATGGAACGCGTGCGCAACTTCCTGATCGCCCGCTGCGAAGAGGCCGGCAGTTCGCTCATCATCGTCTTCATCGACGAAGCCCAGCGCCTCTTTCCGGATGACTATGAGCACCTGGCCACGCTCGACAACGAACTGACCGACCTCGGCTACATGCTGTTCGTCGTGCTCGTTTACCAGATGGATTACAACGCGGCGACCAACGAGAAGATCTACGACGGCGGCGCGCCGGCGCACGTGCATCAGCGGTTTCTGGTCCGCCGGCACGAGTTCACGGGCCTGAACGGCCCGTCCGAATGCGCGCACGCGATGAGTCGTTACGACCAGCACGCCTTCTGGCCGGTCGACTCCGGCATCAGCTACACGCGGCACTTCGCGACCGCCGCGTTCGACTCGGGCTGGCGGTTGGAGCACCACGCGGAGCGCCTGCACGAAATCGCTTCCGAACTGCGCATCGCGCACCGGCTGCCCTCGCGCGCGTGGACGTGGCCGATGAAGTCGTTCGAGGTCTGCATCAACATCTTGCTGACCATCATTGCACCCAGCCGGTCGGACTTCAGCGGGTTCACCGACGACGATCTCCGTATGGCGCTGAACGAGTGCGCCTTCATCGATCTGGAACTCTCGCGCACGACCATCGCATCCGAGGAGGTGTAGCTCATGAAGCTCAATACCTCCGCAGACACATCGGGATTCGTGGGTGGGGATCTCGGCCACCTGCACGGCATCTCCGCGTTCGGCGCCGTCGTCCGCATCGCACGGCTGAACCAGTTCAGCCGTGCCGATCAGTTCGCGGCATTCGGCTTTCGCTCGCTGCAATCCGAGGACCCGACCAAGGTCCTCACTTTTTCGGCGAAACGCAAGTTCTCGCTCTGGAGCGCACTGGGTGCGATGCCACCGTCTCGTGCCTGTGGGACATCGAACCGTGGACCCCCTTCCAGGGCAGCGACGTGTGGGACAAGATCCCGTGGCGCCTGCGCATCTGTCCGTGCTGCATGCGGCATGGCTACCACAGCCTGCTGTTTCAGATGCCCTGGTTGGCGCGCTGCCCGTGGCATCGGACCGCGCTGATCGACGCCTGTCGCCGCTGCAAACAACCCTTCATGGACGCGTCGATCGGAACGCGTCCGTTGATGCAGTGTGCCTGCGGCGCGGATTACTTCAACGAACGCGCGGCGTTGCGCGGCGAGCGACCGCTCGCCGCGACACGTCGCCAGATCATGGCCGAGAATGTTGATCTGGGCAAAACGCCAGCAGGCGCAGACCCGTCTGATCTCGCCCCAGGAAGCTGATGCCTGGGGCGCCGAGGCCATCGCCGCTCTCGTCGACACGACGCCATGGTCGGGGTCACTGCGGGAGGTGATGCCCGACAAACACGGAACCACGATCGCCCATCACCGCACCTCCCTCAATCAACGCACGACCGCGGAGGACGGTTCGGTTGACGACGATGCCGGTCGCTGCGCGGCCCCTTTTTACCCCGGCCCCGGCGGCATGGCCGACCTGCCGAGCGCGTTCCTGGCGCCACTGCGGCACGTGACTCGGGGTGTCCTTCAAGGGGTCCCCATGTCGGCGTTCAATTGCAAGGAAAACGCGGCGTTCTTTCGGCCCGCCGATGCGCCTGCAAGCGCCACTGCCACACGGCGTGAGTTGCTGTTTCTGCCGGTGCACGAGTGCGGATCGCGCGTGTACCTCGACCTGCAGATCCTGCAGCGCAGCGCCTTGCGATCCTTGTGCGATTTCACCGCAGCGACGCTCCAGCCGCACGGCGCCGAAACGCTCGCTTCACCGCGCTCGCAAGGACTGGCGATTCGGGTGATCCGGCAGCTGTTGGCACGCGCCTACGCCGATGGCCTCACGCATGTGGTGGGTCGCCATGCGCCCGCCGTATTCGACCACCGGCGCATCCGTTCGGGACCTCGGATGCCGTGGGTCGCCGTCGTTCGCGACGCCACGGGCGTCGCCCAGGTGCGTGCCGTCTGGTCGCCGCGGCGGCCTTGGCCGGATCGACTGTGATCCAACTCGGCCATCCACTCGACGCCGGATCGCCTGCCCGTGTGGCAAGGGAATGCCGGAAACACGCCCGCTCAGTGCGACGCGCCTTCACGCGCGCTCATGTCCCACAGCGTCCCGCGCCAGTGGGCGATCTGCCCGGATGCAGCGCAGGCGGAACAGTGCCAGAGGATCTCCCCCGGATTCACGAGCGCGCGCGCTGACCGCGCCGGCGCACTGAATACACCCAGGGCAACTCGCGCTTGGGCTGGGCAGCGTCGCTGCGGTGATCACGCCGCCGAGGAATTCG
This region includes:
- a CDS encoding ATP-binding protein, which gives rise to MSDFNHPLLRTLRSPIATRAIERLSNAIIKALQQEFRGIVVYGLARFGKSWAIKYLIAVLTWLDGDAYVTSLIIPKSHARSDGAFFSLWLSRFKLKLPERTSALARMERVRNFLIARCEEAGSSLIIVFIDEAQRLFPDDYEHLATLDNELTDLGYMLFVVLVYQMDYNAATNEKIYDGGAPAHVHQRFLVRRHEFTGLNGPSECAHAMSRYDQHAFWPVDSGISYTRHFATAAFDSGWRLEHHAERLHEIASELRIAHRLPSRAWTWPMKSFEVCINILLTIIAPSRSDFSGFTDDDLRMALNECAFIDLELSRTTIASEEV